A single region of the Aliidongia dinghuensis genome encodes:
- a CDS encoding thiolase — protein sequence MAHALKGRTAIVGIGTAGTGEAPGRTAIELLAEASLAAIADAGLKLADIDGLFAATSTHAFPTLSVAEYLGVKPRFFDGTNVGGSSFEMHLLQAALALDAGLCDAALICYGSNQRTAGGRLVSMSEPQWHETPFRPRHPITAYALAASRHMHQYGTTRAMLADVAVAARAWANLNPAAFARGPLSRDDVLASRMISDPLTTRDICLVTDGGGACVMVRANRARDLKHKPAYFLGGAGAQWHRSIAQMPDLTVTAASDSGPRAFAMAGLAQPDVDLVMLYDAFTINTILFLEDLGFCPKGEGGRFVADGAIAPSGRLAVNTNGGGLSCVHPGMYGMFLIIEAVTQLRGQAGERQLKKCDIALCHGNGGTLSSQVTALLGSDAAL from the coding sequence ATGGCCCACGCCCTGAAAGGCCGCACGGCCATCGTCGGCATCGGCACGGCCGGCACCGGCGAGGCGCCCGGCCGGACCGCGATCGAGCTTCTGGCCGAGGCGTCGCTCGCCGCGATCGCGGACGCGGGCCTGAAGCTCGCCGACATCGACGGCCTGTTCGCCGCGACCAGCACCCATGCCTTCCCGACGCTCTCGGTCGCTGAATACCTGGGCGTGAAACCGCGCTTCTTCGACGGCACGAACGTCGGCGGCTCGAGCTTCGAGATGCATCTGCTGCAGGCGGCGCTGGCGCTCGACGCCGGGCTCTGCGATGCGGCGCTCATCTGCTACGGCTCGAACCAGCGCACGGCCGGCGGCCGGCTCGTCTCGATGAGCGAGCCGCAATGGCACGAGACGCCCTTTCGGCCGCGCCACCCGATCACCGCCTATGCGCTGGCGGCGAGCCGGCATATGCATCAATACGGCACGACGCGCGCGATGCTGGCCGACGTCGCGGTCGCGGCGCGCGCCTGGGCCAACCTCAACCCCGCCGCCTTCGCCCGCGGGCCGCTCTCCCGCGACGACGTGCTCGCGAGCCGCATGATCAGCGATCCGCTCACCACCCGCGACATCTGCCTCGTCACCGACGGCGGCGGCGCCTGCGTCATGGTACGTGCCAACCGGGCGCGAGACCTTAAGCATAAGCCCGCTTATTTCCTCGGCGGCGCCGGCGCGCAATGGCATCGCTCGATCGCCCAGATGCCGGACCTGACGGTGACCGCCGCCTCCGACAGCGGTCCGCGCGCCTTCGCCATGGCGGGCCTGGCACAGCCAGACGTCGACTTGGTGATGCTCTACGACGCCTTCACCATCAACACGATCCTGTTCCTCGAAGACCTGGGCTTCTGCCCGAAGGGCGAGGGCGGAAGGTTCGTCGCCGACGGTGCCATCGCGCCCAGCGGCCGGCTCGCGGTCAACACCAACGGCGGCGGGCTCTCCTGCGTGCATCCGGGCATGTACGGCATGTTCCTGATCATCGAGGCCGTGACCCAGCTGCGCGGCCAGGCGGGCGAGCGCCAGCTAAAGAAGTGCGACATCGCCCTCTGCCACGGCAATGGCGGCACGCTGTCGAGCCAGGTGACCGCGCTGCTCGGCAGCGACGCGGCGCTGTAG
- a CDS encoding Zn-ribbon domain-containing OB-fold protein, whose translation MSTTADAPSGPQAQFLAHLKDGRFMIQRSRSTGRYVFYPRIAIPGSGETDLEWVAASGLGTVHAITVNRAREGAYNIALVDLDEGPRLMSRIEGVETVPIGTRVQARIVTLEGEPAIVFDPVGEKN comes from the coding sequence TTGAGCACGACAGCTGACGCGCCGAGCGGCCCCCAGGCGCAATTCCTGGCGCATCTCAAGGACGGGCGCTTCATGATCCAGCGCAGCCGTTCGACCGGCCGATATGTGTTCTACCCGCGGATTGCCATCCCGGGCAGCGGCGAGACGGACCTTGAATGGGTCGCAGCCTCCGGCCTGGGCACGGTCCATGCCATCACGGTCAATCGGGCACGCGAGGGCGCCTACAATATCGCGCTCGTCGACCTGGACGAGGGCCCGCGGCTGATGAGCCGCATCGAGGGCGTCGAGACCGTGCCGATCGGCACGCGCGTCCAGGCGCGCATCGTAACGCTCGAGGGCGAGCCCGCGATCGTGTTCGATCCGGTCGGGGAGAAGAACTGA
- a CDS encoding pirin family protein — MIERRSFAGLGGANHGWLKAKHHFSFASYYDPNRMDWGALRVWNDDEIAPGTGFPPHPHADMEIITYVRQGAITHQDNLGNKGRTEAGDVQVMSAGSGIVHSEYNLEPGLTRIFQIWIEPNRRGDKPSWGAKPFPRGDRSGQFVALASGFEADGDALPIRTDARVLGATLKAGETTEYRLGEGRRAYIVPAVGAVEINGVRIDARDGAAIREETVLTVTALEDSELVLVDAA, encoded by the coding sequence ATGATCGAGCGCAGGTCGTTCGCCGGATTGGGCGGGGCCAACCATGGCTGGCTCAAGGCGAAGCATCATTTCTCGTTCGCGAGCTACTATGACCCGAACCGGATGGACTGGGGTGCGCTGCGCGTCTGGAACGATGACGAGATTGCGCCGGGCACCGGCTTCCCGCCGCATCCGCACGCGGACATGGAGATCATCACCTACGTCCGGCAGGGGGCGATCACCCATCAGGACAATCTCGGCAACAAGGGTCGCACCGAGGCCGGCGACGTGCAGGTGATGAGCGCCGGGTCGGGCATCGTCCATTCCGAATACAACCTCGAGCCGGGCCTGACGCGGATCTTCCAGATCTGGATCGAGCCCAACCGTCGCGGCGACAAGCCGTCCTGGGGCGCCAAGCCCTTTCCCAGGGGCGACCGCTCGGGCCAGTTCGTAGCGCTGGCGAGCGGCTTCGAGGCCGATGGCGACGCGCTGCCGATCCGGACCGACGCCCGCGTGCTGGGTGCCACACTCAAGGCCGGCGAGACGACCGAATATCGCCTGGGCGAGGGGCGGCGTGCCTACATCGTCCCGGCGGTGGGCGCGGTCGAGATCAACGGCGTGCGCATCGACGCCCGCGACGGGGCCGCGATCCGCGAGGAAACGGTGCTCACGGTCACTGCACTCGAAGATTCCGAACTGGTGCTGGTCGACGCGGCCTGA
- a CDS encoding enoyl-CoA hydratase/isomerase family protein: protein MDMATATDELLYDVKDGVGTITFNRPQARNALTFAMYERLAEICEEVGRTQSVKVLVLTGAGEKAFAAGTDISQFRAFKTQQDALDYEARGNRVMGMLEACPVPTIAAIAGACTGGGAGIAACCDIRIATADARYGFPIARTLGNCLSMANYARLYTLLGPAKVKDIIFTARLIEAPEALSIGLFSEVLPDAAALHARAAELAQTIAGHAPLTLRATKEAIRRISQKMRLEEEKDLILMCYMSSDFREGMEAFLNKRQPAWKGE, encoded by the coding sequence ATGGATATGGCGACCGCGACCGACGAGCTCCTGTACGACGTCAAGGACGGCGTCGGCACCATCACCTTCAACCGGCCGCAGGCCCGCAATGCGCTGACCTTCGCCATGTACGAGCGGCTGGCCGAGATCTGCGAGGAGGTCGGGCGGACCCAGTCGGTCAAGGTGCTGGTGCTGACCGGCGCCGGCGAGAAGGCGTTCGCCGCCGGCACCGACATTTCGCAGTTCCGCGCGTTCAAGACCCAGCAGGATGCGCTCGACTACGAAGCGCGCGGCAACCGGGTCATGGGCATGCTCGAGGCCTGCCCGGTGCCGACCATCGCCGCCATTGCCGGCGCCTGCACCGGCGGCGGCGCCGGCATCGCCGCCTGCTGCGACATCCGCATCGCGACCGCCGACGCCCGCTATGGCTTCCCGATCGCACGCACGCTCGGCAATTGCCTGTCCATGGCGAACTATGCGCGGCTCTACACGCTGCTCGGGCCCGCCAAGGTCAAGGACATCATCTTCACCGCGCGGCTCATCGAGGCGCCGGAGGCCTTGAGCATCGGCCTCTTCAGCGAGGTCCTGCCCGACGCGGCGGCGCTCCATGCCCGCGCGGCCGAGCTTGCCCAAACCATCGCCGGCCATGCGCCCCTGACGCTGCGCGCGACCAAGGAGGCGATCCGCCGTATCAGCCAGAAGATGCGGCTCGAGGAGGAAAAGGACCTGATCCTGATGTGCTACATGAGCAGCGATTTCCGGGAAGGCATGGAAGCCTTCCTCAACAAGCGCCAGCCCGCCTGGAAGGGTGAATAA
- a CDS encoding ABC transporter ATP-binding protein has product MIETGRSSSDLAPSGLAPSDLVAPTLPRLSLAGVTCAFGNYVAVDRLDLDIMPGEFVSLLGPSGCGKTTTLRMIAGFVKPTAGTIAMDGTPISSASVALPPEKRQMSMIFQSYAVWPNMTIGENVAFGLKLRRLDAETIAHKVREVLETVQLAHLVDRYPAELSGGQQQRVALARAIVVRPRVLLLDEPLSNLDANLREEMRYEIRRLHDAFDFTTVYVTHDQSEAMVTSDRIAVMNKGRIEQIDAPYTLYTRPRTRFVASFIGRTNLIEGTCEGDQIRFDGFGLPRGAFENGGRDLEASVQLSVRPQSVTLLRRPPITDARCIVRSALKERAFLGESWDYIVSPEGSGLRLRVAAVPSEVFEVGDTVWLALDPQQMTVVV; this is encoded by the coding sequence ATGATCGAGACGGGCCGTTCCTCCTCCGACCTGGCCCCCTCCGGCCTGGCCCCCTCCGACCTGGTCGCACCAACGCTGCCGCGCCTCTCGCTCGCCGGCGTCACCTGCGCCTTCGGCAATTACGTCGCGGTCGACCGGCTCGACCTCGACATCATGCCGGGCGAGTTCGTCTCGCTCCTCGGTCCGTCCGGCTGCGGCAAGACCACGACGCTCCGCATGATCGCGGGCTTCGTGAAGCCGACCGCCGGCACCATCGCCATGGACGGCACGCCGATCTCGTCGGCGAGCGTGGCGCTGCCGCCGGAGAAGCGGCAGATGTCGATGATCTTCCAGAGCTATGCCGTCTGGCCGAACATGACGATCGGCGAGAACGTGGCGTTCGGGCTCAAGCTGCGCCGCCTCGATGCGGAGACGATCGCCCACAAGGTGCGCGAGGTGCTGGAGACGGTGCAGCTCGCCCATCTCGTCGACCGCTATCCGGCGGAGCTCTCGGGCGGGCAGCAGCAGCGCGTGGCGCTGGCACGCGCCATCGTCGTCCGGCCGCGCGTGCTGCTGTTGGACGAGCCGCTGTCGAACCTCGACGCCAACCTGCGCGAGGAGATGCGCTACGAGATCCGCCGGCTGCACGACGCGTTCGACTTCACCACGGTCTACGTCACCCATGACCAGAGCGAGGCCATGGTGACGTCTGACCGGATCGCCGTCATGAACAAGGGCCGGATCGAGCAGATCGACGCGCCCTATACGCTCTATACGAGGCCGCGCACCCGCTTCGTCGCGAGCTTCATCGGCCGGACCAACCTGATCGAGGGCACGTGCGAGGGCGACCAGATCCGTTTCGACGGGTTCGGCTTGCCGCGCGGTGCCTTCGAGAACGGGGGCCGCGATCTCGAAGCGAGCGTCCAGCTGTCGGTCCGGCCGCAGAGTGTGACGCTCCTGCGCCGCCCGCCGATCACGGACGCGCGCTGCATCGTCCGCAGTGCGCTCAAGGAACGCGCCTTCCTCGGCGAGTCCTGGGACTATATCGTGTCGCCCGAGGGCAGCGGACTGCGCCTGCGCGTCGCCGCCGTTCCGTCCGAGGTGTTCGAGGTCGGCGACACGGTCTGGCTCGCGCTCGACCCGCAGCAGATGACGGTGGTGGTCTGA